One Rhodoferax ferrireducens T118 DNA segment encodes these proteins:
- the edd gene encoding phosphogluconate dehydratase yields MKLNQTVEAVTQRIRQRSQPTRSAYLERLALTAQRKPGAQRLGCANVAHAFAALPINDKFRVVAERAPNIGIVNAYNDILSAHAPMQHYPEIIKVEARRLGATAQVAGGVPAMCDGVTQGTPGMELSLFSRDVIAMATAVSLSHDVFDAALMIGVCDKIVPGLLIGALHFGHLPTVFVPAGPMTSGLSNNEKSKVREKAAQGLVGRPELLEAESKAYHGAGTCTFYGTANSNQMLLEAMGLHVPGTAFVNPGNTIRDELTREAVRTVLDITKARRFAPIGEVVDERCIVNAMVALLATGGSTNHLIHWVAVARAAGIVIDWDDFSELSEVVPLLTRVYPNGSADVNQFQAAGGPGFVIRELLDAGLMHADVLTVRAGGLREYTGIPAGTPDGQGALHWVDAGASKDDSVVRPASAPFSPHGGLMLLKGNLGRSVIKVSAVPDDRHVVEAPCRVFDSQEALHAAFGAGELDRMCLENAAGGVVCVVRWQGPHANGMPELHKLTPPLAVLQGKGFKVALVTDGRMSGASGKVPAAIHVSPEAAAGGPLAKVRDGDVIRLDATTGTLEVLVAADAWAARTLDDMPEALRHANGIGMGRELFAGMRRNALSAEHGACTWS; encoded by the coding sequence ATGAAACTCAACCAAACCGTCGAAGCCGTCACGCAGCGCATCCGCCAACGCAGCCAGCCCACGCGCAGTGCCTACCTGGAGCGCCTGGCGCTTACCGCGCAGCGCAAACCCGGTGCGCAGCGGCTGGGCTGCGCGAACGTGGCGCACGCTTTTGCCGCACTCCCCATCAATGACAAATTCCGCGTGGTGGCCGAGCGAGCGCCCAATATCGGCATCGTGAACGCCTACAACGACATCCTGTCGGCCCACGCCCCGATGCAGCATTACCCTGAAATCATCAAGGTGGAAGCCCGCAGGCTGGGTGCCACCGCCCAGGTGGCTGGCGGCGTGCCGGCGATGTGCGACGGCGTGACGCAAGGCACGCCGGGCATGGAACTCAGTCTGTTTTCGCGCGACGTGATCGCCATGGCCACCGCGGTCTCCCTGAGCCATGACGTGTTCGATGCCGCGCTGATGATCGGCGTGTGCGACAAGATCGTGCCCGGCCTGCTGATCGGCGCGCTGCATTTTGGCCATTTGCCGACCGTGTTTGTGCCGGCCGGCCCCATGACCTCGGGTCTGTCGAACAACGAAAAATCGAAGGTGCGCGAGAAAGCCGCCCAAGGTCTGGTCGGGCGCCCCGAGTTGCTGGAAGCCGAATCCAAGGCCTATCACGGCGCGGGCACCTGCACCTTCTACGGCACCGCCAACAGCAACCAGATGCTGCTCGAAGCCATGGGCCTGCATGTGCCGGGCACCGCTTTTGTCAACCCGGGCAATACGATCCGCGACGAGCTGACGCGCGAAGCCGTGCGCACCGTGCTCGACATCACCAAGGCGCGTCGGTTTGCGCCGATTGGCGAAGTGGTGGACGAGCGCTGCATCGTCAACGCCATGGTGGCCTTGCTGGCCACTGGCGGCTCCACCAACCACCTGATTCACTGGGTGGCGGTGGCCCGCGCGGCCGGCATCGTGATTGACTGGGATGATTTCTCCGAACTGTCGGAAGTGGTGCCCTTGTTGACACGGGTCTACCCCAACGGCAGCGCGGACGTGAACCAGTTCCAGGCCGCCGGTGGACCCGGTTTTGTGATTCGTGAGTTGCTGGATGCGGGGCTGATGCACGCCGATGTGTTGACGGTGCGCGCCGGCGGTCTGCGGGAATACACCGGCATCCCCGCCGGCACACCGGACGGGCAAGGGGCGCTGCATTGGGTCGATGCCGGTGCCAGCAAAGACGACAGCGTGGTGCGGCCGGCCAGTGCGCCCTTCAGCCCGCACGGCGGCCTCATGTTGCTCAAAGGCAATCTGGGGCGCAGTGTGATCAAGGTCTCGGCCGTGCCGGACGACCGCCATGTGGTGGAAGCCCCGTGCCGGGTGTTTGACTCGCAGGAAGCTTTGCATGCAGCCTTCGGCGCAGGGGAGCTGGACCGCATGTGCCTGGAAAACGCCGCCGGCGGCGTGGTGTGTGTGGTGCGCTGGCAGGGTCCGCACGCCAACGGCATGCCCGAGCTACACAAGCTCACGCCGCCGCTGGCCGTGTTGCAGGGCAAAGGCTTCAAGGTGGCGCTGGTCACCGACGGGCGCATGAGTGGCGCCTCGGGCAAAGTGCCGGCCGCCATTCACGTCTCGCCCGAAGCCGCCGCCGGCGGTCCGCTGGCCAAGGTGCGCGACGGCGATGTGATTCGCCTGGACGCCACGACGGGCACGCTGGAGGTGCTGGTTGCTGCCGACGCGTGGGCCGCCCGCACGCTGGACGACATGCCCGAAGCCCTGCGGCACGCGAATGGCATTGGCATGGGGCGTGAGCTTTTTGCCGGCATGCGGCGCAATGCCCTGAGCGCCGAGCATGGTGCTTGCACCTGGTCTTGA
- the eda gene encoding bifunctional 4-hydroxy-2-oxoglutarate aldolase/2-dehydro-3-deoxy-phosphogluconate aldolase translates to MSTNPKFSALQVMQDAPVIPVIVLNNIAHAVPMARALVAGGIRMLEVTLRTPQALACIEAIARDVPEAVVGAGTVRTRADAQAAAMAGARFAVSPGFTPAVGQACRDVGLALLPGVATGSEIMQALEAGFTELKFFPALQAGGPAMLKAWSGPFFDVKFCPTGGVTLHNAPDFLALPNVVCVGGSWLVPADALTQGDWARITQLARATKSL, encoded by the coding sequence ATGAGTACAAACCCAAAATTTTCAGCCCTGCAAGTGATGCAGGACGCCCCGGTGATTCCGGTCATTGTGTTGAACAACATCGCCCATGCCGTGCCGATGGCGCGCGCTCTGGTCGCAGGCGGCATCCGCATGCTGGAGGTCACGCTGCGCACGCCACAGGCGCTGGCCTGCATTGAGGCTATTGCCAGGGATGTGCCCGAAGCCGTGGTTGGCGCCGGTACCGTGCGTACGCGCGCCGATGCCCAGGCGGCCGCCATGGCCGGTGCCCGTTTTGCGGTGAGTCCCGGCTTTACCCCCGCCGTGGGTCAGGCTTGCCGCGATGTGGGCTTGGCGCTGTTGCCGGGCGTGGCGACCGGCAGCGAAATCATGCAGGCGCTGGAAGCTGGCTTTACCGAGTTGAAGTTCTTCCCGGCCTTGCAAGCGGGCGGACCGGCCATGCTCAAAGCCTGGAGTGGTCCATTTTTTGACGTCAAGTTCTGCCCCACCGGCGGTGTGACCTTGCACAACGCCCCCGACTTTCTGGCACTGCCCAATGTGGTGTGTGTCGGTGGTTCCTGGCTGGTGCCGGCCGACGCCCTGACGCAGGGCGACTGGGCACGCATCACACAGTTGGCGCGTGCCACCAAAAGTTTATAA
- a CDS encoding patatin-like phospholipase family protein, which produces MLTQQLRHGFALLLALLLTACSSVRPWQNLPLPPDVALPAASSLAPDVGPPVKQDSSMLFAITISGGGARAAAFGYGVLDALRQTQVHWNGRDIALLDELDVISGVSGGSFIAAYYAAFGQRTFPAFEKDFLYQNFQDTLISNVLRPAALYELSSPWFGRTQLLARRLDELFKGKTFGDLAARPGLLISATDLSLGSSFVFSQEQFELICSDLASVPLSFAVASSSAVPIALSPTTLKNHNDVCPRPPNSLNGAAPTDYRVRLLRDSQRSYLDAKTRPYIHLVDGGLADNLGLRTLLEQSLAAGGIRNAARRTSKNAIQKLVIIAINAERDPSERIDASDKVPDTLQVFDALLFGAGARVTQETLGLLTDTAQVWRSELKHSAAQDNDTFTPDAQIYVVNVNLRDAPELLQRKALLQIPTALSIVRADVRRLVEAGRHILLESPEFKALLKSFDGDRKTYAANKLLF; this is translated from the coding sequence ATGTTGACACAGCAACTGCGCCACGGCTTCGCTCTGTTGCTGGCGCTCCTTCTGACTGCCTGCTCCAGCGTGCGTCCATGGCAAAACCTGCCTTTGCCGCCCGATGTGGCGCTGCCCGCCGCGAGCAGCTTGGCCCCGGACGTGGGACCTCCAGTCAAGCAAGACAGCTCCATGCTGTTCGCCATCACCATCTCGGGCGGCGGTGCGCGCGCAGCCGCGTTTGGCTACGGCGTGCTGGATGCGCTGAGGCAAACCCAGGTGCATTGGAATGGCCGCGACATAGCGCTGCTTGACGAGCTGGACGTGATTAGCGGGGTATCGGGCGGAAGCTTCATCGCTGCCTACTACGCTGCTTTTGGCCAGCGAACTTTCCCCGCCTTTGAAAAGGATTTTCTGTACCAGAACTTCCAGGACACCTTGATCAGCAACGTGCTGCGCCCGGCCGCCCTGTACGAATTGTCCTCGCCCTGGTTTGGCCGCACGCAATTGCTCGCGCGTCGGCTAGATGAACTTTTCAAAGGCAAAACCTTCGGCGACCTGGCCGCCCGCCCCGGCCTGTTGATCTCGGCCACGGACCTGTCACTGGGCTCCAGCTTTGTATTCAGTCAGGAGCAGTTCGAGCTGATCTGCTCGGATCTGGCCAGTGTGCCGCTGTCGTTCGCAGTGGCCTCATCGTCGGCCGTGCCCATTGCACTCAGCCCTACAACACTCAAAAACCACAATGACGTTTGCCCACGCCCGCCAAACAGCCTCAACGGTGCAGCACCTACCGATTACCGCGTGCGCTTGCTGCGGGACAGCCAGCGCTCCTACCTGGACGCGAAGACGCGGCCGTACATCCACTTGGTAGATGGTGGCCTGGCTGACAACCTGGGACTGCGCACCTTGCTGGAGCAATCGTTGGCCGCCGGCGGTATCCGCAACGCCGCGCGTCGCACATCAAAAAATGCCATTCAAAAGCTCGTGATCATTGCCATCAATGCCGAGCGTGACCCGTCCGAGCGCATTGACGCCAGCGACAAGGTGCCTGACACCTTACAAGTTTTTGATGCACTGCTGTTTGGCGCCGGCGCCCGCGTCACACAGGAAACGCTCGGCTTGCTGACCGATACCGCGCAGGTGTGGCGTAGCGAGCTCAAGCACTCGGCGGCGCAGGACAATGACACTTTCACGCCTGACGCGCAAATCTACGTCGTCAACGTCAACCTGCGCGACGCACCCGAATTACTTCAGCGCAAGGCACTTCTCCAGATTCCTACTGCATTGTCAATTGTGCGAGCTGACGTGCGTCGCCTGGTTGAGGCAGGTCGCCACATTTTGCTGGAGTCTCCCGAATTCAAGGCATTGCTCAAGTCTTTCGATGGAGATCGAAAGACATACGCTGCCAATAAGCTATTATTTTAA
- a CDS encoding MlaC/ttg2D family ABC transporter substrate-binding protein, giving the protein MNRRLWARLLVTLLMSAASLLALPARAADEAADTLIKRLFTEVLDSIKADKAIRAGDTSRIAALVDAKIMPNVNFQRMTASAVGPAWRQATPEQQKRLQDEFKILLLRTYAGALTQVSDQTIAVKPLRVAADDKETVVRTEVKGRGDPVQLDYRLEKTSGEGLGWKIYNLNVMGVWLVETYRSQFAQEINGKGIDGLIASLSTRNKANAGR; this is encoded by the coding sequence ATGAACCGTCGCTTATGGGCACGCCTGTTAGTCACGCTGCTGATGAGCGCCGCCAGCCTGCTGGCCCTGCCGGCGCGCGCAGCGGATGAAGCCGCCGACACCCTGATCAAACGCCTGTTCACCGAGGTGCTGGACAGCATCAAGGCCGACAAAGCCATCCGTGCCGGGGATACCTCCCGGATCGCTGCGCTGGTGGATGCCAAGATCATGCCCAATGTCAATTTTCAGCGCATGACGGCCTCTGCCGTGGGTCCGGCCTGGCGGCAGGCGACGCCGGAACAGCAAAAACGTTTGCAGGATGAGTTCAAGATTTTGCTGCTGCGCACCTATGCTGGCGCGTTGACCCAGGTCAGCGACCAGACCATTGCCGTCAAGCCTCTGCGTGTGGCAGCGGACGACAAAGAGACCGTGGTTCGCACCGAGGTCAAAGGCCGGGGCGACCCCGTTCAGCTGGACTACCGGCTGGAAAAAACCTCTGGCGAGGGGCTTGGCTGGAAGATTTACAACCTGAACGTCATGGGTGTGTGGCTGGTGGAAACCTATCGCAGCCAGTTTGCCCAGGAAATCAATGGCAAAGGCATTGATGGCCTGATTGCCAGCCTGAGCACGCGCAACAAGGCCAACGCCGGTAGATGA
- a CDS encoding efflux transporter outer membrane subunit, whose amino-acid sequence MKTPHLSLARPVTHGLALAAVAAAALLAGCSMMPAYERPAAPIAAQWPDASTATKNQASTPAADLAWQDFVGDTPLRELIRLALANNRDLRVAVLNMEQVRAAYQIRRADQFPTLNLAATGLRQPSTNGSGGISSVYTAGLAMASWEIDFFGRVASLKESALAQYLASDEARQAAQTSLIAAVANTWLSLQTNDELLALTQRTLVTRDDSLRLTKLRLDNGAASALDFRQAESLTAQARATLAQQRRLRALDVNALTLLVGQPLPDTLLATSATAPVFRDMPAGLPSDLLTRRPDIRQAEQQLIAANASIGAARAAFFPRISLTASAGSASSELSGLFKNGSWGWTLAPQALLPIFDAGRNQANLDASNAGRDIAVAQYEKAIQSAFREVADALAGRATLDEQVQAQQVQLDAEADRFRLADLRYRNGVASYLDILDAQRSLFAIQQGVAQTKLAYLQNQVTLYKALGGGASDRDAVEKSALQKKEVRP is encoded by the coding sequence ATGAAGACTCCTCACCTTTCCCTCGCACGACCGGTGACGCATGGCCTGGCCCTGGCCGCGGTGGCCGCAGCCGCCCTGCTGGCGGGTTGCTCGATGATGCCGGCCTACGAGCGCCCCGCAGCGCCCATCGCTGCCCAATGGCCCGATGCCTCGACCGCGACGAAGAACCAGGCCAGCACGCCCGCCGCCGATCTGGCGTGGCAGGACTTCGTCGGCGACACGCCCTTGCGCGAGCTGATCCGCCTGGCGCTGGCGAACAACCGCGACCTGCGCGTGGCCGTGCTCAATATGGAACAGGTGCGTGCGGCCTACCAGATCCGCCGCGCTGATCAGTTTCCCACCCTGAACCTGGCGGCCACCGGCCTGCGTCAGCCCAGTACCAATGGCAGCGGTGGCATCAGCAGCGTCTATACCGCAGGCCTGGCGATGGCGTCGTGGGAAATCGACTTTTTTGGCCGCGTCGCCAGCCTGAAGGAATCGGCACTCGCGCAGTACCTGGCTTCAGATGAGGCGCGCCAGGCGGCGCAGACCAGTCTGATCGCCGCCGTGGCCAACACCTGGCTGAGCCTGCAGACCAACGACGAATTGCTGGCGTTGACGCAGCGCACGCTGGTCACGCGCGACGATTCGCTGCGCCTGACCAAGCTGCGCCTGGACAACGGCGCCGCCTCGGCACTGGACTTCCGCCAGGCCGAATCGCTGACGGCGCAAGCGCGCGCCACCCTGGCCCAACAGCGGCGCCTGCGCGCGCTGGACGTGAACGCGCTCACCCTGCTGGTGGGGCAGCCGCTGCCCGACACGCTGCTGGCCACCTCGGCCACTGCACCGGTTTTCCGCGACATGCCGGCCGGGCTGCCGTCCGACCTGCTGACGCGCCGCCCGGACATCCGCCAGGCCGAGCAGCAGCTGATCGCGGCCAATGCCAGCATTGGGGCGGCACGCGCAGCGTTCTTCCCGCGCATCTCGCTGACCGCCAGTGCCGGCAGCGCCAGCAGCGAGCTCTCCGGCCTGTTCAAAAACGGTTCCTGGGGTTGGACGCTGGCGCCGCAAGCACTGTTGCCGATCTTTGACGCCGGGCGCAACCAGGCCAATCTGGATGCCAGCAACGCGGGCCGCGACATCGCCGTGGCGCAGTACGAAAAGGCGATCCAGAGCGCCTTCCGCGAAGTGGCGGACGCGCTGGCCGGGCGCGCCACGCTGGACGAGCAGGTGCAAGCCCAGCAAGTGCAGCTTGACGCTGAAGCCGACCGCTTCCGCCTGGCCGACCTGCGTTACCGCAATGGCGTTGCCAGTTACCTGGACATACTGGACGCGCAACGCTCGCTGTTTGCCATCCAGCAGGGCGTGGCGCAAACCAAACTCGCGTATTTGCAGAACCAGGTCACCTTGTACAAGGCGCTGGGAGGCGGTGCATCCGACCGGGATGCGGTAGAAAAATCGGCGCTGCAAAAGAAGGAAGTTAGACCATGA
- a CDS encoding efflux RND transporter permease subunit — translation MAKFFIERPIFAWVIAIFIMVLGGVSIKQLPIAQYPTVAPPTIQISAAYPGATAQTLEDSVLAVIEREMNGATGLAYMESTSQANGTGSISLSFEPGTDPALAQVDVQNRLARATPRLPTIVNQQGVRVEKSRANFLLFTMLSSKNPDVTLDMLNDYAARNVLPELQRITGVGTVTQFGSERAMRIWIDPSKLRGFNLSLDQVNAAIRAQNAQISAGNLGDLPSAPGQTMNATIVVPGQLSSVESFGKIVLRANTDGSTVRLKDVARIELGAQSYSTSARLNGQPAVGLGVQLTPTANALATAKAVKVKLAELQPLFPQGVSYTIPYDTSIFISASIGKVVETLLEAMLLVFLVMFLFLQNIRYTIIPTIVVPVALLGTFGALLAMGFSINVLTMFGMVLVVGIVVDDAIVVVENVERIMSEEGLPPLQAARKAMGQISGAIIGITVVLISVFVPLAFFAGSTGNIYRQFSATMATSIAFSAFLALSLTPALCATLLKPVEAGHHLEKGGFFGWFNRGFKSTAKNYEGGLAKLLKRAGRMMIVYVMLIGVVGLIYMRLPTSFLPNEDQGYIVTNVQLPAGATLERTRSVLTQVEGYMLKQPEIANIVTVAGFSFSGQGQNAGLAFVILKDWSERAGPEHSAQAVAGRAFGALMAVRDAFIFALSPPPIPELGNATGFTFRLQDRGSKGHVALLNARNMLLGMASQSKVLAGVRPDGLEDAPQMQIDIDRDKASALGVGFDSINSALSTALGSAYVNDFPNEGRLQRVVVQVDASARMQPEKVLDLPVLNSSNQIVPLSAFASTRWVNGPMQTVRYNGYPAMKIAGDAGPGFSTGDAMAEMEKLAARLPEGFGFEWTGQSREEKLAGAQAMVLYGFALLAVLLSLAALYESWSIPLSVLLVVPLGVLGVVLATLLRGLSNDVYFQIGLITIIGLSSKNAILIIEFAKDLQAEGKSVMESALGAAHLRFRPIIMTSTAFTLGVLPLFLSTGASSASQRAIGTGVIGGMLTGTVLAVIFVPAFFLLVRTFFKGSQRQHERDLKAAHLHHQEAGNE, via the coding sequence ATGGCCAAATTTTTTATCGAACGCCCCATCTTTGCGTGGGTGATTGCCATTTTCATCATGGTGCTTGGCGGCGTGTCCATCAAGCAGTTGCCGATTGCACAGTACCCCACGGTAGCCCCGCCGACCATTCAGATATCCGCCGCCTATCCCGGTGCCACGGCGCAGACGCTGGAAGACAGCGTGCTAGCCGTCATCGAACGTGAAATGAACGGCGCTACCGGACTGGCCTACATGGAATCGACTAGCCAGGCCAACGGCACCGGCTCCATCTCACTGAGTTTTGAGCCCGGAACTGACCCGGCCTTGGCGCAAGTTGACGTGCAAAACCGACTGGCGCGCGCCACACCGCGACTGCCGACCATCGTGAACCAGCAGGGCGTGCGCGTCGAGAAATCACGCGCCAACTTTTTGTTGTTCACGATGTTGTCGTCCAAGAACCCCGACGTGACCCTGGACATGCTCAATGACTACGCGGCTCGCAACGTGTTGCCTGAGCTCCAGCGGATCACAGGCGTTGGCACGGTCACGCAATTCGGTTCGGAACGCGCCATGCGCATCTGGATTGATCCGAGCAAGCTCAGGGGATTCAATCTGTCGCTGGACCAGGTGAATGCGGCCATCCGTGCACAAAACGCGCAAATATCAGCGGGTAATCTTGGTGACCTGCCCAGCGCACCAGGCCAGACCATGAACGCGACCATCGTCGTACCGGGACAGCTGTCCTCGGTGGAGTCGTTTGGCAAGATCGTGCTGCGCGCCAATACCGACGGCTCCACGGTTCGACTCAAGGATGTCGCCCGCATCGAACTGGGCGCCCAGAGCTACAGCACCAGCGCGCGATTGAATGGCCAACCGGCTGTCGGCCTGGGCGTACAACTCACCCCCACGGCCAATGCACTGGCGACAGCAAAAGCGGTCAAGGTCAAGCTGGCCGAATTGCAGCCCTTGTTCCCGCAGGGGGTGAGCTACACCATCCCTTATGACACTTCCATTTTCATCTCGGCGTCGATCGGAAAAGTGGTTGAAACCCTGCTGGAAGCCATGTTGCTGGTGTTCCTGGTGATGTTCCTGTTTCTGCAGAACATTCGCTACACCATCATTCCGACCATCGTGGTGCCGGTGGCGCTGCTGGGAACCTTTGGCGCCTTGCTGGCCATGGGTTTCTCGATCAATGTTTTGACCATGTTCGGCATGGTGCTCGTTGTCGGCATTGTGGTCGATGATGCGATCGTGGTGGTGGAGAACGTGGAGCGCATCATGAGCGAAGAAGGCCTGCCCCCGTTGCAGGCCGCGCGCAAGGCCATGGGTCAGATATCGGGTGCCATCATTGGCATCACCGTGGTGCTGATTTCGGTATTTGTCCCGCTGGCCTTCTTTGCGGGCTCAACGGGCAACATCTACCGCCAGTTTTCCGCCACGATGGCCACCTCGATCGCCTTTTCGGCCTTTCTGGCCCTGTCACTGACCCCAGCGCTATGCGCCACGCTGCTGAAACCCGTCGAGGCCGGACACCACCTGGAAAAAGGCGGTTTCTTTGGCTGGTTCAACCGCGGCTTCAAATCTACCGCCAAGAACTATGAAGGCGGTTTGGCCAAGCTACTCAAGCGTGCCGGCCGGATGATGATCGTCTACGTCATGCTGATTGGCGTGGTCGGGCTGATTTACATGCGCCTGCCAACCTCGTTCCTGCCCAATGAAGATCAGGGCTACATCGTTACCAACGTGCAATTGCCCGCCGGCGCAACGCTTGAGCGCACTCGCTCGGTGCTCACGCAAGTCGAAGGCTACATGCTCAAGCAACCTGAGATCGCCAACATTGTCACCGTGGCCGGCTTCTCATTTTCAGGTCAGGGACAAAATGCCGGACTGGCGTTTGTGATTCTCAAGGATTGGAGTGAACGTGCGGGTCCGGAGCATTCGGCGCAAGCGGTCGCTGGGCGCGCATTTGGCGCCCTGATGGCGGTCCGTGATGCCTTCATCTTCGCACTGAGCCCGCCTCCCATTCCCGAGCTCGGCAATGCCACCGGCTTTACCTTCCGCTTGCAGGACCGCGGTAGCAAAGGACACGTCGCGCTGCTCAACGCACGCAATATGTTGCTGGGCATGGCGAGCCAAAGCAAAGTCCTCGCTGGCGTGCGACCTGACGGCTTGGAAGACGCGCCCCAGATGCAAATTGACATCGACCGCGACAAGGCCAGTGCGCTGGGCGTGGGGTTTGACAGCATCAACAGCGCTTTGTCAACAGCACTCGGTTCGGCCTATGTCAACGACTTCCCGAACGAAGGTCGGTTGCAACGCGTGGTCGTTCAGGTCGATGCCAGCGCACGGATGCAACCAGAAAAAGTACTGGACTTGCCCGTGCTCAACAGCAGCAATCAGATCGTGCCGCTCTCGGCTTTCGCCAGCACGCGCTGGGTCAACGGCCCGATGCAAACCGTTCGCTACAACGGCTATCCAGCCATGAAAATTGCCGGCGATGCCGGGCCCGGTTTCAGTACCGGGGACGCCATGGCCGAAATGGAAAAACTGGCCGCCAGACTTCCTGAAGGCTTCGGCTTCGAATGGACCGGCCAGTCACGCGAAGAAAAGCTTGCAGGCGCGCAGGCCATGGTCCTGTACGGCTTCGCGCTGCTGGCGGTGCTCCTGAGTCTGGCAGCGCTGTATGAGAGCTGGTCGATCCCGTTATCGGTGCTGCTGGTGGTGCCGCTGGGCGTGCTCGGCGTGGTGCTGGCAACCCTGTTGCGCGGCCTGTCCAACGACGTGTACTTCCAGATCGGTTTGATCACCATCATCGGTCTGTCCTCCAAGAACGCGATTCTGATCATCGAATTTGCCAAGGACCTGCAGGCCGAAGGCAAAAGCGTCATGGAATCTGCGCTCGGAGCAGCCCACCTGCGCTTTCGCCCCATCATCATGACCTCCACAGCGTTCACGCTGGGTGTGCTGCCGCTGTTCCTCTCAACCGGCGCCAGCTCCGCCAGTCAGCGCGCCATTGGCACCGGCGTGATTGGCGGCATGCTCACCGGCACGGTGCTGGCCGTCATTTTCGTGCCCGCCTTCTTTTTGCTGGTTCGCACCTTCTTCAAAGGCAGCCAGCGTCAGCACGAAAGAGATCTCAAAGCGGCTCATCTGCACCACCAAGAGGCCGGAAATGAATAA
- a CDS encoding efflux RND transporter periplasmic adaptor subunit: MSLPRARLSIATPIPHRSPLRGHLALTSLSLAALLAGCGQSSTAPAGPAGGMPPAEVGVVTVTPGDVGLITELPGRLEASRVAQVRARAAGILQKRLFVEGSDVKAGQALFEIDASPYQAAFASAQGSLAKAEANLMQASAQAERYKPLVEAKAISQQEYVNAQAASKQAEADVAIGKAAVQTARINLNYAAVTAPISGSIGRSLVTEGALVGQGEATPLAVIQQIDPMYVNFTQSASEVLKLKAGLTNGQYKQAGKGAASVTVILEDGSTYKHTGRLLFTDLTVDATSGQVTLRAEVPNPEKALLPGLYVRVKLEQAQVNGAILLPQQAVTRGEQGDTVMVVGADNHLTPRPIKLGSAQDNKWVVLEGLKAGEQVMVEGFQKLPRGKPGDPIVVKPVPWQSQGGKPASAASVAAPAAPASAASSAAR; this comes from the coding sequence ATGTCCTTACCACGCGCCCGACTTTCCATCGCCACCCCCATCCCCCACCGGTCGCCATTGCGCGGCCACCTTGCCCTGACCTCTCTGAGTCTTGCGGCCCTGCTGGCGGGCTGCGGCCAAAGCAGTACCGCACCGGCGGGCCCCGCGGGCGGTATGCCGCCCGCCGAGGTGGGCGTGGTCACCGTCACCCCGGGTGACGTGGGTTTGATCACCGAACTGCCCGGCCGACTGGAGGCCTCACGCGTGGCCCAGGTGCGGGCACGGGCCGCCGGCATTCTGCAAAAACGGCTGTTTGTCGAGGGCAGCGACGTGAAAGCCGGTCAGGCTTTGTTCGAAATTGACGCCAGCCCCTACCAGGCCGCTTTTGCCAGTGCCCAGGGCAGCCTGGCCAAAGCCGAAGCCAACCTGATGCAAGCCAGTGCGCAAGCCGAGCGTTACAAACCCCTGGTCGAAGCCAAAGCCATCAGTCAACAGGAGTACGTAAACGCCCAGGCGGCAAGCAAACAGGCTGAGGCCGACGTCGCCATCGGCAAAGCCGCGGTGCAGACGGCACGCATCAACCTGAACTACGCCGCCGTCACCGCTCCGATCTCGGGCAGTATCGGCCGCTCACTGGTGACCGAAGGTGCGCTGGTGGGCCAGGGGGAAGCGACACCGCTGGCGGTGATCCAACAAATCGACCCCATGTATGTGAACTTCACGCAGTCGGCCTCCGAAGTGCTCAAGCTCAAGGCCGGTTTGACCAACGGCCAATACAAGCAGGCGGGCAAAGGTGCCGCCAGCGTCACCGTTATCCTGGAAGACGGAAGTACTTACAAACACACAGGCCGCCTGCTGTTTACCGACTTGACGGTGGATGCCACCAGCGGTCAAGTCACCTTGCGCGCTGAAGTTCCCAACCCCGAGAAAGCACTCTTGCCCGGCCTGTACGTGCGCGTCAAGCTGGAACAGGCGCAAGTCAACGGCGCCATTTTGCTGCCGCAACAAGCCGTCACACGGGGCGAGCAGGGCGACACCGTCATGGTCGTTGGCGCCGACAACCACCTCACGCCGCGCCCGATCAAACTGGGTTCTGCCCAAGACAACAAATGGGTTGTACTCGAAGGTCTCAAGGCTGGTGAACAGGTGATGGTCGAAGGCTTCCAGAAGCTGCCACGCGGCAAACCGGGTGATCCCATCGTCGTCAAGCCCGTGCCATGGCAATCGCAGGGCGGCAAGCCCGCAAGCGCCGCCAGCGTGGCTGCACCGGCAGCCCCGGCCAGCGCAGCATCCAGCGCTGCCCGCTAA